From a single Kitasatospora azatica KCTC 9699 genomic region:
- a CDS encoding putative T7SS-secreted protein, whose amino-acid sequence MGFLDSVGDGLEGLYKDGKKAVGQAIDQNAHALGGMLDFVGLHEAAHAVDKFGDKVADNLGAQVGELQLGDTDDPKELVHGDVKAITESAKHLRAFHDAFEETGSGLRSMDSEHWQGQAADAFRAKFAPHPTQWLVTADACATAAGALDDFSHTVGWAQDQAKQAIDAYNAAKKAHQQAQDAYNASVDSYNKAVKTWNYAAKTNPNPGPQPTDPGAFHDPSTDQLSHAQDLLRAARSARDTAADAAAKAIKAATDAAPAEPSFTERMKLDAVDLAEGGMDGYEHLYGGVVKGAADILKFGRGLNPLDVYNITHPALYLDHVNTVAAGLVNVSNHPTQLLSAVVGSGWGSDPFEASGKLFTNVAFGIATGGTGEAASVATDVGVNASKDIAENAAEKTAIQSVENAGGDAAATAGANPAGLPDGWTIKDPLAGGVDRPLSPEDFRKLTPEQQMEVARSEISPGARTFKNNLEAGDYGADYWNGYADSMPQPLKDAVRDYTRGRPEDGRPTYRDMNGYLRSSDGSGGTPQVLQHIDKVDQALAGRPVPEDVLVARGTGLGHIDGDPFRMVGKEFTEDAFTSSSLGGPAGAFAGDDAILHLRVPEGTPGLFVEKVSMFGGGERELLLGKGLTWRATRVVNLNGQWQIFGEVLPK is encoded by the coding sequence ATGGGGTTTCTGGATTCGGTCGGGGACGGTCTGGAGGGTCTGTACAAGGACGGCAAGAAGGCGGTCGGGCAGGCGATCGACCAGAACGCCCACGCGTTGGGCGGGATGCTGGACTTCGTCGGCCTGCACGAGGCCGCGCACGCGGTGGACAAGTTCGGCGACAAGGTGGCCGACAACCTGGGTGCGCAGGTCGGCGAGTTGCAGCTCGGGGACACGGACGATCCCAAGGAGCTGGTGCACGGCGACGTCAAGGCGATCACCGAGTCGGCGAAGCACCTGCGCGCCTTCCACGACGCGTTCGAGGAGACCGGCAGCGGGCTGCGGTCGATGGATTCGGAGCACTGGCAGGGGCAGGCGGCAGATGCGTTCCGCGCCAAGTTCGCCCCGCATCCCACGCAGTGGCTGGTGACGGCGGACGCGTGCGCGACGGCCGCAGGGGCGCTGGACGACTTCTCGCACACGGTCGGTTGGGCGCAGGACCAGGCGAAGCAGGCCATCGACGCGTACAACGCCGCGAAGAAGGCGCACCAGCAGGCGCAGGACGCGTACAACGCGAGCGTCGACAGCTACAACAAGGCCGTCAAGACCTGGAACTACGCCGCCAAGACCAACCCCAACCCGGGCCCCCAGCCCACCGACCCCGGCGCCTTCCACGACCCGTCCACCGACCAGCTCAGCCACGCCCAGGACCTGCTGCGCGCCGCCCGTTCAGCTCGCGACACGGCCGCCGATGCGGCGGCGAAGGCGATCAAGGCGGCCACGGACGCGGCGCCGGCGGAGCCGAGTTTCACCGAGCGGATGAAGCTGGACGCGGTCGACCTGGCCGAGGGCGGCATGGACGGCTACGAGCACCTGTACGGCGGGGTCGTGAAGGGTGCGGCCGACATCCTCAAGTTCGGTCGCGGCCTGAACCCGCTGGACGTCTACAACATCACCCACCCCGCCCTCTACCTCGACCATGTCAACACGGTCGCCGCCGGCCTGGTCAACGTCTCCAACCACCCCACCCAGCTGCTCTCCGCGGTGGTGGGGTCGGGGTGGGGCTCGGACCCGTTCGAGGCCAGCGGCAAGCTGTTCACCAACGTAGCCTTCGGCATCGCCACCGGGGGCACTGGCGAGGCCGCCTCGGTCGCCACCGACGTGGGCGTCAACGCCAGCAAGGACATCGCCGAGAATGCGGCGGAGAAGACTGCGATCCAGAGCGTCGAAAACGCCGGCGGCGATGCGGCGGCCACCGCCGGCGCGAACCCCGCGGGTTTGCCTGACGGCTGGACCATTAAGGATCCACTCGCTGGCGGCGTCGATCGGCCGCTTTCGCCGGAGGATTTCCGGAAGCTCACCCCAGAGCAGCAGATGGAAGTTGCGCGGTCTGAAATCTCACCGGGCGCACGGACATTCAAGAACAACCTCGAAGCCGGAGACTATGGAGCCGACTATTGGAACGGGTATGCTGACAGCATGCCGCAGCCATTGAAGGACGCGGTGCGTGACTATACGCGGGGGAGGCCGGAAGACGGCCGACCGACCTATAGGGATATGAACGGCTACTTGCGGAGCAGTGATGGATCCGGAGGTACGCCCCAGGTACTGCAGCACATCGACAAGGTCGATCAGGCACTGGCCGGCCGTCCCGTACCTGAGGACGTCCTGGTCGCTCGGGGGACAGGGCTCGGGCATATCGACGGAGATCCGTTCCGCATGGTAGGGAAGGAATTCACTGAGGACGCCTTCACTTCCAGCTCGCTCGGAGGTCCCGCTGGCGCGTTCGCAGGCGACGACGCGATACTGCACTTGAGGGTCCCCGAGGGGACGCCGGGACTCTTCGTGGAGAAGGTCTCGATGTTCGGTGGCGGCGAGCGAGAGCTGCTCCTGGGGAAGGGCTTGACCTGGCGCGCGACCAGGGTCGTCAACTTGAATGGACAGTGGCAGATCTTTGGTGAGGTTCTGCCGAAGTAG
- a CDS encoding transposase family protein yields the protein MVAYVATLDVPRHVVEHLARLLAAHRRRIGTPKGSRALGAFQQAVLVLRWFRERGCVHCLARDAGVSQATGYRYLHEGIDVLTDQAPDLHEVLARCQREGMTHVILDGTLIESDRLAGVRENGNDLWFSQKHKAFGGNIQFLSAPDGTPLWVSDVEPGSTPDITAARIHALPALYKAAADSLPTLADKGYIGAGIGILIPVRRPKGKSEQALHVDTRTFNALLRHVRALGERTAAELKQRWRTLQYVTLSPSRIGDIARAALVLNGIWK from the coding sequence TTGGTCGCCTATGTTGCCACGCTCGATGTCCCGCGCCACGTGGTGGAGCACCTGGCCCGCCTGCTCGCCGCTCACCGGCGTCGGATCGGCACCCCGAAGGGCTCGCGGGCGCTGGGTGCGTTCCAGCAGGCGGTGCTGGTGCTGCGCTGGTTCCGCGAGCGTGGCTGTGTGCACTGCCTTGCCCGTGACGCCGGCGTTTCCCAGGCTACGGGCTACCGTTACCTGCACGAGGGCATTGACGTACTCACCGACCAGGCCCCCGACCTGCATGAAGTCCTGGCCCGCTGCCAGCGCGAGGGCATGACGCACGTCATCCTGGACGGCACGCTCATCGAATCGGACCGCCTCGCCGGCGTCCGCGAGAACGGCAATGACCTGTGGTTCAGCCAGAAGCACAAGGCCTTCGGCGGCAACATTCAGTTCCTGTCCGCGCCGGACGGCACGCCGCTGTGGGTCTCCGACGTCGAACCCGGCTCCACCCCCGACATCACCGCCGCCCGCATCCACGCCCTGCCCGCGCTATACAAGGCGGCGGCCGACAGCCTGCCGACCCTGGCCGACAAGGGCTACATCGGCGCGGGCATCGGCATCCTCATCCCCGTACGACGGCCAAAAGGTAAGTCCGAACAGGCACTTCACGTCGACACCCGCACGTTCAACGCCCTGCTCCGGCACGTCCGAGCCCTCGGCGAGCGCACCGCCGCCGAGCTCAAACAGCGGTGGCGCACCCTGCAATACGTCACGCTCAGCCCCAGCCGGATCGGCGACATCGCCCGAGCGGCCCTTGTCCTCAATGGAATCTGGAAGTAA
- a CDS encoding DUF2199 domain-containing protein, which yields MAWWRGRDKSSGAGGASSPSVPTCTCCDGALDPGDPRFNLPLPDPVANLSVRDQETHITFLSDFMVATDIIGAFTRALLPVPLTDGRTVTFGVWVSIDWETYRYISELGRNGSDEEYSTMRFDGLLANTLEPWGRKILRAEVSAAIADSPFDRPTPQISSSAHATVAGMLSEAWAPRKVLTGTRAWALQYDTDAPPVPHRH from the coding sequence ATGGCTTGGTGGCGAGGCAGAGACAAGAGTTCTGGGGCGGGCGGCGCATCTTCTCCGTCCGTGCCTACGTGTACGTGTTGCGACGGCGCCTTGGATCCGGGCGACCCCCGATTCAACCTGCCCCTGCCGGATCCGGTCGCCAACCTGTCGGTGCGCGACCAGGAGACGCACATCACGTTCCTGTCCGACTTCATGGTCGCTACCGACATCATCGGTGCCTTCACTCGCGCACTGCTTCCGGTCCCCCTGACCGACGGACGGACGGTGACCTTCGGCGTGTGGGTCTCGATCGACTGGGAGACGTACCGCTACATCTCCGAGCTGGGCCGCAATGGCAGCGACGAGGAGTACTCGACCATGAGGTTCGACGGGCTTCTCGCCAACACCCTGGAGCCGTGGGGGCGCAAGATCTTGCGTGCCGAGGTGTCCGCTGCGATAGCCGACTCCCCGTTCGACCGGCCGACGCCACAGATCAGTAGCAGCGCCCACGCCACGGTGGCAGGCATGCTGAGCGAGGCATGGGCGCCACGGAAGGTGCTCACGGGCACCCGCGCCTGGGCATTGCAGTACGACACCGACGCGCCGCCGGTCCCCCACCGCCACTGA
- a CDS encoding WXG100 family type VII secretion target: MAEGFRVDLGALDNASSGIDDTLAKLQFKKVSDLDPKKDDIGHGHLADVLETFCTRWELGVENLAKDAQTVSKRLDASVKAYREVDGRIAGQLSGTLSRDSGADPGAK; encoded by the coding sequence ATGGCGGAGGGGTTCAGGGTCGACCTGGGGGCGTTGGACAACGCCTCTTCAGGGATCGACGACACTCTGGCGAAGCTTCAGTTCAAGAAGGTCAGCGATCTCGACCCGAAGAAGGACGACATCGGGCACGGTCATCTGGCCGATGTGCTGGAGACGTTCTGCACCCGCTGGGAGTTGGGGGTGGAGAACCTGGCGAAGGACGCCCAGACGGTCTCCAAGCGATTGGACGCGAGCGTAAAGGCCTACCGCGAGGTGGACGGGCGGATCGCCGGTCAACTGAGCGGCACGTTGAGTCGTGACAGCGGCGCGGACCCGGGGGCGAAGTAG
- a CDS encoding putative T7SS-secreted protein, translating into MAKELGQTSDPNELIPGNPDAIASTSAWLTSYGDTLHSAGEGLQRIDTVDGWSGEAGDAFRDAFKGVPGKWLEAGDGFHDAAAALTSYQGTLTWAQGQAADAIRQWNAGQSATDTAKSQHQDAEKAAGHSLPFTDPGDSTRAAAQQTLNSARSQLKTAGDTAADKIAKAYDKAPEEPGFWDDVGDFFSDAGDFLLNVGETAVEDLASVGNAMLHDPGAVGEVAFGLTLATLGAGGEVLGVGLDLTGAGALIGVPVNVLSAGAIASGLGVAGLGATQIAKDAVGPDRVQMTGDGGGGGGSTPNPGTTPSGTPDPGATPGGRVTNIPKNADPTTVRALGRENESAEILAKNGYKVEQNPDVPGAKNPDYRVEGEIMDCLSPTSDNPRNIASEMQKKINKGQADRIVLNMTDTPVDVAAMRQQLTDYPVSGLKEVKVIDKSGNIIQLYP; encoded by the coding sequence GTGGCGAAGGAACTGGGGCAGACCTCCGATCCGAACGAGCTGATACCGGGCAACCCGGATGCGATCGCCTCGACGTCGGCCTGGCTCACGAGTTACGGCGACACGCTGCACTCCGCCGGCGAGGGCCTCCAGCGGATCGACACCGTCGACGGGTGGTCCGGAGAGGCGGGCGACGCCTTCCGGGACGCTTTCAAGGGCGTGCCGGGGAAGTGGCTGGAGGCGGGTGACGGCTTCCACGACGCCGCTGCCGCGCTGACGTCCTATCAGGGAACGCTGACGTGGGCGCAAGGGCAGGCGGCGGACGCGATCCGCCAGTGGAACGCCGGGCAGAGCGCGACGGACACGGCCAAGTCGCAGCATCAGGACGCCGAGAAGGCCGCCGGCCACAGCCTGCCGTTCACCGACCCCGGTGACTCCACGCGCGCAGCGGCGCAGCAGACGCTGAACAGTGCCCGCAGCCAGCTCAAGACGGCGGGCGACACCGCCGCCGACAAGATCGCCAAGGCTTACGACAAGGCCCCCGAGGAGCCCGGCTTCTGGGACGACGTCGGCGACTTCTTCTCCGACGCCGGGGACTTCCTGCTGAATGTCGGAGAGACCGCCGTGGAGGACCTGGCCTCCGTGGGCAACGCGATGCTCCACGACCCGGGGGCCGTGGGGGAGGTGGCGTTCGGTCTGACGCTCGCGACCCTCGGAGCCGGTGGTGAGGTCCTTGGCGTCGGCCTGGACCTCACCGGCGCGGGCGCCCTGATCGGCGTCCCGGTCAACGTCCTGTCGGCCGGCGCCATCGCCAGCGGTCTCGGTGTGGCCGGCCTCGGCGCGACCCAGATCGCCAAGGACGCGGTGGGGCCCGACCGGGTTCAGATGACGGGGGACGGCGGGGGCGGCGGCGGCAGCACGCCGAATCCGGGAACTACTCCTTCGGGGACGCCCGACCCGGGGGCCACCCCAGGCGGTCGTGTCACCAACATCCCGAAGAACGCCGATCCGACGACGGTCCGCGCGTTGGGACGGGAGAACGAGTCGGCCGAGATCCTGGCGAAGAACGGCTACAAGGTCGAGCAGAACCCGGACGTGCCCGGAGCCAAGAACCCCGACTACCGCGTGGAGGGCGAGATCATGGACTGCCTTTCGCCCACGTCGGACAACCCCCGCAACATCGCCTCGGAAATGCAGAAGAAGATCAACAAGGGCCAGGCGGACCGCATCGTGCTGAACATGACGGACACCCCTGTTGACGTGGCCGCCATGCGACAACAGCTGACCGACTATCCGGTCAGCGGCCTCAAAGAGGTCAAAGTCATCGACAAGTCCGGAAATATCATCCAGCTCTACCCCTGA
- a CDS encoding SitI3 family protein, with protein sequence MAISYNLDLVTPFTLPEVAQRLDEVARSLRLTDATATVDRLLDEGAVTLDGIWVRVVPRKPIPWGNPLIDGHVFTATASVVFRLDKTAHISGQQDSVVRLATGLLSQVPGDAVLHFDYEDVWLLRQDGELSLSERSDIWPTPRLATVPRPYRRQTHEFAFPEEG encoded by the coding sequence ATGGCGATTTCCTACAACCTCGATCTGGTGACCCCGTTCACCCTGCCCGAAGTCGCGCAGAGACTCGACGAGGTCGCCCGGTCGCTGCGGCTGACGGACGCGACCGCGACCGTGGACAGGCTGCTCGACGAAGGCGCGGTCACGCTGGATGGCATCTGGGTCCGAGTGGTGCCCCGGAAGCCGATTCCGTGGGGGAATCCGCTCATCGACGGCCACGTTTTCACCGCAACGGCTTCGGTGGTCTTCAGGCTCGACAAGACGGCCCACATCTCGGGTCAGCAGGACAGTGTGGTCCGGCTCGCCACCGGCCTGCTGTCCCAAGTGCCTGGAGACGCGGTACTGCACTTCGACTACGAGGACGTCTGGCTGCTGCGCCAGGACGGCGAGCTGAGCCTCAGCGAGCGCTCCGACATCTGGCCGACGCCCCGCTTGGCCACCGTCCCCCGGCCTTACCGTCGGCAGACCCACGAGTTCGCCTTCCCCGAGGAGGGCTGA
- a CDS encoding SitI3 family protein, with amino-acid sequence MSLSYSLELATPLSVDEVAQNLGEAARSLRLFDASVTTELLVGDGAVTAYGTSTYVTPMTPIPWGDPLIGGRTFSPTVSVSFDLGKDGDIIGQQDDMTRLTTELLARTPGDAVLHFQSEDVWLVRLDGELSLNERSEVWPPHRLAMVPGPYRRQTFEFTEQD; translated from the coding sequence ATGTCCCTCTCCTACAGCCTCGAACTGGCCACCCCGCTCTCCGTGGACGAGGTCGCCCAGAACCTCGGCGAGGCCGCCCGGTCGCTCCGGCTGTTCGACGCGTCCGTGACCACCGAGCTGCTCGTGGGCGACGGAGCGGTCACGGCGTACGGCACCTCGACCTACGTGACCCCGATGACGCCGATCCCCTGGGGCGATCCGCTCATCGGGGGCCGCACGTTCTCGCCCACCGTCTCGGTGTCCTTCGACCTCGGGAAGGACGGCGACATCATCGGCCAGCAGGACGACATGACCCGTCTCACCACTGAACTGCTCGCCCGGACCCCCGGTGACGCCGTCCTCCACTTCCAGTCGGAGGACGTCTGGCTCGTCCGCCTGGACGGCGAGCTGAGCCTCAACGAGCGGTCCGAGGTCTGGCCGCCGCACCGTCTCGCCATGGTCCCCGGGCCCTACCGCCGACAGACCTTCGAGTTCACTGAGCAGGACTGA
- a CDS encoding alpha/beta hydrolase has translation MELAALRDARLNALPDCAEAYEQLAGAFRDHAEEWQSAVAGRTRNSGWLGAAADTCRASLQRTDGQLASARAELLLIAAALRSGSEAVQLAHARLADALEEAATAGLTVDEYGHIAAPPRAAADRHDPDARNCPDQGQDLALRISAALREADAADRALADQLTGFARAAADGTGLDYRGFAPDPLSPAITAPDLLAAALPPANATPTAVAAWWRSLPPDEQRHLLATRPDLLGNRDGLPAEIRDQANRLNLQHYLADYGTRTGLSPADQTKLAGFRAIQDRLDHSADTPPVLLYGISDEGQGHGILSFGNPDTAVNVSAYVPGLGTELRHVGGKDGERALSVWAAAHSADPNRATASMVWLGYDPPPGLDRLDLQTLTVMDKARAEKGAKAYDQFLAGLRASHNGPPAHLTALGHSYGSLTVGLAGRRPEGTGADEMVLIGSPGTGARSASQLGVGADRVWVGAADHDPVSYAPNPLEELTGDFNQRWFGTDPAAAEFGAHRFDVADGPSRSFESHSNYLDPRGGNSLFNIGQIVSGHSDKAKLQSPR, from the coding sequence ATGGAGCTCGCCGCCCTCCGCGACGCCCGACTGAACGCCCTGCCCGACTGCGCGGAGGCCTACGAGCAGCTCGCCGGCGCCTTCCGCGACCACGCCGAGGAGTGGCAGTCGGCGGTCGCCGGCCGCACCAGGAACTCCGGCTGGCTCGGCGCCGCCGCCGACACCTGCCGAGCCAGCCTGCAACGCACCGACGGACAACTCGCCTCCGCCCGCGCCGAACTGTTGCTCATCGCCGCCGCCCTGCGCTCCGGCAGCGAAGCCGTGCAGCTCGCGCACGCACGCCTGGCGGACGCGCTGGAGGAGGCAGCCACCGCCGGCCTGACCGTGGACGAGTACGGCCACATCGCCGCACCCCCGCGCGCCGCCGCCGACCGGCACGACCCCGACGCCCGCAACTGCCCCGACCAGGGCCAGGACTTGGCCCTGCGGATCAGCGCCGCCCTGCGCGAAGCCGATGCCGCGGACCGTGCACTGGCCGACCAACTCACCGGCTTCGCCCGCGCCGCCGCAGACGGCACCGGGCTCGACTACCGCGGCTTCGCCCCCGACCCGCTCTCCCCCGCCATCACCGCCCCCGACCTGCTGGCCGCCGCCCTCCCACCCGCCAACGCCACCCCCACCGCCGTAGCCGCCTGGTGGCGAAGCCTCCCACCCGACGAACAACGCCACCTCCTCGCCACCCGCCCCGACCTCCTCGGCAACCGCGACGGCCTCCCCGCCGAGATCCGGGACCAGGCCAACCGCCTCAACCTCCAGCACTACCTGGCCGACTACGGCACCCGCACCGGCCTGTCCCCCGCAGACCAGACCAAACTCGCCGGCTTCCGCGCCATCCAAGACCGCCTCGACCACAGCGCCGACACCCCACCCGTCCTGCTCTACGGCATCTCCGACGAGGGCCAGGGCCACGGCATCCTGTCCTTCGGAAACCCCGACACGGCAGTGAACGTGAGCGCGTATGTGCCGGGACTGGGGACGGAGTTGAGGCACGTGGGCGGGAAGGACGGGGAGCGGGCGCTGAGTGTCTGGGCTGCGGCCCACTCTGCCGATCCGAATCGGGCAACCGCCTCCATGGTGTGGCTCGGATATGACCCACCGCCAGGTCTCGACAGACTCGACCTGCAGACCTTGACCGTCATGGACAAGGCCCGCGCTGAGAAGGGCGCGAAGGCCTACGACCAGTTTCTGGCGGGCCTGCGAGCGAGTCACAACGGTCCCCCAGCTCATCTGACCGCCTTGGGTCACAGCTACGGATCCCTGACCGTCGGCCTGGCCGGCCGGCGCCCCGAAGGAACCGGCGCCGACGAGATGGTTCTCATCGGCAGCCCGGGCACTGGCGCCCGCAGCGCCTCCCAACTAGGAGTCGGCGCGGACCGCGTCTGGGTGGGTGCCGCTGACCACGATCCGGTCTCGTACGCACCCAATCCGCTGGAAGAGCTGACCGGCGATTTCAACCAACGGTGGTTCGGGACGGACCCGGCCGCAGCCGAGTTCGGAGCTCATCGATTCGATGTCGCCGACGGTCCATCACGCAGCTTCGAGTCTCATTCGAACTACCTGGACCCGCGTGGTGGGAACTCGCTGTTCAACATCGGCCAGATCGTGTCCGGACACTCCGACAAGGCGAAGCTGCAGAGCCCACGATGA
- a CDS encoding type VII secretion target produces the protein MNAGFQVRPEELAAAGSAALALAARIPPAADRLAGGPAQAAAGLTGWRTAAALQACGDSWRSLLTTLARELDTQGHRLTATADQYRAGDLSVVDAFVSTLASH, from the coding sequence ATGAATGCCGGCTTTCAGGTCCGTCCCGAGGAACTGGCCGCCGCCGGCTCCGCGGCCCTGGCCCTCGCAGCGCGCATCCCCCCGGCAGCCGACCGGCTCGCCGGCGGCCCCGCCCAAGCCGCAGCCGGACTCACCGGCTGGCGCACCGCCGCCGCCCTGCAAGCCTGCGGCGACTCCTGGCGCTCCCTGCTGACCACCCTGGCCCGGGAGTTGGACACCCAGGGCCACAGACTCACCGCCACCGCCGACCAGTACCGCGCCGGCGACCTCTCGGTGGTGGACGCCTTCGTCAGCACCCTGGCGAGCCACTGA
- a CDS encoding MFS transporter: MAIDMASEQGAPDLGVDEGLGRVAAAAFVGTAIEFYDFFLYGLAAALVFGREFFPVLGAASALLAALSVYAVAFVARPVGAVLFGHFGDRLGRKAVLVASLLLMGGSTAAVGLLPGYGHWGIWAPLCLVLLRFSQGLGLGGEWGGAALLVAEYAPRHRRGRYAGYLQLGPSAGSVLATTVFLALSAGLSEREFLAWGWRVPFLCSVALVGVGLFVRLRIAETPVFEKARAEQPERTAEHAPASAVLRAHWRTVLLGAGALSFGYALFYLSSTYALGYTTGELGVPRTTMLALQLLAAPAGALAVWFSAGASDRWGRRRTVLLGTGSAALWSLLLFPALETLRPELMLIALVGSALLLGVQLGPIAAYLPELFPTRVRYTGAALTYNLGGVVGGATAPLLATRLTAAYGTATPVGWYLCGLGVVAVLCLLALPETRGVDLTVERYSEGAGRAQRAAAVSGGAAG; encoded by the coding sequence ATGGCGATTGACATGGCGTCAGAGCAGGGCGCCCCGGACCTCGGTGTGGACGAGGGCCTCGGGCGGGTGGCGGCTGCCGCCTTCGTCGGAACGGCGATCGAGTTCTATGACTTCTTCCTGTACGGGCTGGCTGCGGCCCTGGTCTTCGGGCGCGAGTTCTTCCCTGTGCTCGGTGCCGCCAGCGCCCTGCTCGCGGCCCTCTCGGTCTACGCCGTGGCGTTCGTCGCCCGGCCGGTCGGCGCGGTGCTCTTCGGGCACTTCGGGGACCGGTTGGGCCGCAAGGCGGTCCTGGTGGCGTCGCTGCTACTGATGGGGGGCTCGACGGCTGCCGTCGGCCTGCTGCCGGGGTACGGGCACTGGGGGATCTGGGCGCCGCTCTGCCTGGTGCTGCTGAGGTTCTCTCAGGGGCTCGGGCTCGGCGGCGAATGGGGCGGTGCGGCGCTGCTGGTGGCCGAGTACGCGCCGAGGCACCGGCGCGGGCGGTACGCGGGGTACCTGCAGCTCGGGCCGAGTGCCGGCTCGGTGCTGGCCACCACGGTCTTCCTGGCGCTCTCGGCGGGGCTCAGCGAGCGCGAGTTCCTGGCCTGGGGCTGGCGGGTCCCGTTCCTCTGCTCGGTGGCGCTGGTGGGCGTCGGGCTCTTCGTACGGCTGCGGATCGCGGAGACCCCGGTTTTCGAGAAGGCCAGAGCGGAGCAGCCGGAACGGACCGCGGAGCACGCGCCCGCCTCGGCCGTGCTGCGCGCGCACTGGCGCACCGTGCTGCTCGGCGCCGGCGCGCTCTCCTTCGGTTACGCGCTGTTCTATCTGAGCAGCACCTACGCCCTCGGTTACACCACGGGCGAGTTGGGCGTTCCCCGGACCACGATGCTCGCCCTGCAGCTGCTGGCGGCGCCGGCCGGGGCGCTGGCGGTCTGGTTCAGCGCGGGCGCCTCCGACCGTTGGGGGCGGCGACGAACCGTGCTGCTCGGGACGGGGTCGGCGGCGCTCTGGTCGCTGCTGCTCTTTCCGGCGTTGGAGACGCTGCGACCGGAGCTGATGCTGATCGCGCTGGTCGGTTCCGCGCTGCTGCTGGGCGTGCAGCTCGGGCCGATCGCGGCCTATCTGCCGGAGCTCTTCCCGACCCGGGTGCGCTACACCGGCGCCGCGCTCACCTACAACCTCGGCGGGGTGGTCGGCGGGGCGACGGCGCCGCTGCTGGCCACCCGGCTGACGGCGGCGTACGGGACGGCCACGCCGGTCGGGTGGTACCTGTGCGGTCTCGGGGTGGTCGCGGTGCTCTGCCTGCTGGCCCTGCCGGAGACCCGGGGTGTGGATCTGACGGTGGAGCGGTATTCGGAGGGTGCGGGGCGCGCCCAGCGGGCTGCCGCAGTGAGCGGGGGCGCGGCCGGGTAG
- a CDS encoding response regulator transcription factor: MGVRLVVVDDHRLLAEALAAALQVRGHRVLAVGSPVAAAPELVAQRRPEVCLLGVARPGGPGAFTAVRRLRQERPEVAVVVLGPVDDLRGVANAFAAGAAGYVRSDERVEVVDRSITRARAGEAAVAVEVLQGAFERLLHPVREPDDEALRLLGALTRREVQVLGRIAEGQDTQEIAAGMGIAPSTARTHVQRVLMKLNARTRLEAAAVADRTGLLARLVRE; the protein is encoded by the coding sequence TTGGGCGTACGGCTCGTCGTGGTCGACGATCACAGATTGCTGGCGGAGGCGCTGGCGGCGGCGTTGCAGGTGCGCGGGCACCGGGTGCTCGCGGTCGGCTCGCCGGTGGCGGCCGCGCCCGAACTGGTCGCGCAGCGCCGTCCCGAGGTCTGCCTGCTCGGTGTCGCCCGCCCCGGCGGGCCGGGCGCCTTCACGGCGGTGCGCCGGCTCCGTCAGGAGCGCCCGGAGGTCGCGGTGGTGGTGCTCGGCCCGGTGGACGACCTGCGCGGGGTGGCCAACGCCTTCGCCGCGGGCGCGGCGGGCTATGTCCGCAGTGACGAGCGGGTCGAGGTGGTGGACCGGTCGATCACCCGGGCCAGGGCCGGCGAGGCGGCGGTGGCAGTGGAGGTCCTGCAGGGCGCCTTCGAGCGGCTGCTGCACCCGGTGCGCGAGCCGGACGACGAGGCGCTGCGGCTGCTCGGCGCGCTGACCCGGCGCGAGGTGCAGGTGCTGGGTCGGATCGCCGAGGGCCAGGACACCCAGGAGATCGCTGCGGGCATGGGCATCGCCCCGAGCACGGCCCGCACCCATGTCCAGCGGGTCCTGATGAAGCTCAATGCCCGGACCAGGCTGGAGGCGGCCGCGGTGGCCGACCGCACCGGCCTGCTGGCCCGCCTGGTACGGGAGTAG